The Candidatus Sysuiplasma jiujiangense genome includes a window with the following:
- a CDS encoding NAD-binding protein, giving the protein MIIFGTVAFYLAEPVLPSGQKNTLFLSFYWVMETITTVGYGDIYPDSVSAKIVFFAVIILGIGAFAMLATEASAYIIDAKFLEFRGLHRTALKKHVIVVGYNDSTQELINQLSSHSIDALVIESGSDASAIKSRGINVIAGDPLLSETLERAGIADAYALVISEKQDELAVMVALKAREINPSVKVVSTCAKFEDYDIMNDAKIDTVIPISRMHGGMLANAVTDSNGMSFLLDIITEENGIALDEFDITEETVLSSLPLKPNEKPIAIWRDGKATTIFEPATKLKKGDSVIILSALPSK; this is encoded by the coding sequence GTGATTATATTCGGCACTGTGGCATTCTATCTTGCTGAACCTGTTCTGCCGTCCGGCCAGAAGAATACGTTGTTCCTGTCATTTTACTGGGTGATGGAAACCATAACGACTGTGGGCTACGGGGACATTTATCCGGACAGCGTATCTGCCAAAATTGTATTCTTTGCTGTAATAATTCTTGGTATTGGTGCATTTGCAATGCTTGCAACCGAGGCTTCAGCATACATTATAGACGCAAAATTTTTAGAGTTCAGGGGATTACATCGTACCGCTTTGAAAAAACATGTTATCGTCGTCGGCTATAATGACTCGACTCAGGAGTTGATCAATCAGCTTTCCAGTCATAGCATTGATGCCCTTGTTATAGAATCGGGTTCAGATGCCTCCGCCATAAAATCGAGGGGAATTAATGTCATCGCCGGCGATCCTTTGTTGAGCGAAACTCTCGAAAGGGCGGGTATAGCGGATGCATACGCACTTGTCATTTCGGAAAAGCAGGATGAGCTTGCGGTCATGGTTGCTTTGAAGGCAAGAGAGATAAATCCGTCTGTAAAGGTCGTTTCCACATGTGCCAAATTCGAAGATTATGATATAATGAATGATGCGAAGATTGACACCGTAATACCGATATCCAGGATGCACGGCGGTATGCTTGCAAATGCCGTGACAGATTCAAATGGTATGTCCTTTCTCCTGGATATAATTACTGAGGAGAATGGCATTGCTCTGGACGAATTTGACATAACGGAGGAAACAGTGCTTTCCTCACTCCCCTTGAAACCAAATGAAAAACCGATCGCTATATGGCGCGACGGCAAGGCTACCACGATATTTGAGCCAGCGACTAAATTGAAAAAGGGAGACTCTGTCATAATTCTCAGTGCGCTTCCATCAAAATAG